One window of the Conexibacter sp. SYSU D00693 genome contains the following:
- a CDS encoding PIN domain-containing protein codes for MAVVVDTSYLLALANAGDDHHEAARDWLAVADDDLVTSPLVVAQVEAVLHRLGGPAAAEAFWEDLDAGAYVVRWWADALTESIAIARAGREVVVDLVEASLVAVAARARTRHIATFRTEALRRLTTAQGEPFVLHPTDT; via the coding sequence GTGGCCGTCGTCGTGGACACCTCGTACCTGCTCGCGCTGGCCAACGCCGGCGACGACCACCACGAGGCGGCCCGCGACTGGCTCGCCGTCGCCGACGACGACCTCGTGACCTCGCCGCTGGTCGTGGCGCAGGTGGAGGCCGTCCTGCACCGCCTCGGCGGCCCCGCGGCCGCCGAGGCGTTCTGGGAGGACCTCGACGCCGGCGCCTACGTCGTCCGCTGGTGGGCCGACGCCCTGACCGAGTCGATCGCCATCGCCCGAGCGGGTAGGGAGGTCGTCGTGGACCTCGTCGAGGCGTCGCTCGTGGCCGTCGCGGCCCGTGCGCGGACCCGCCACATCGCCACCTTCCGCACCGAGGCGCTCCGGCGCCTGACCACCGCACAGGGCGAGCCCTTCGTCCTGCACCCGACCGACACCTGA
- a CDS encoding CopG family transcriptional regulator produces the protein MKKTSLYLEPELDEALARRATEEGLTKAELIRRTLAATVARPPRRRPRAVGVLDGPRTLSTDPEAWR, from the coding sequence GTGAAGAAGACCAGCCTCTACCTCGAGCCGGAGCTGGACGAGGCGCTCGCCCGGCGAGCGACCGAGGAGGGCCTGACGAAGGCGGAGCTCATCCGCCGCACGCTGGCGGCCACCGTCGCCCGCCCGCCCCGCCGGCGCCCCCGCGCCGTCGGCGTGCTCGACGGCCCGCGCACCCTGTCGACGGACCCCGAGGCCTGGCGCTAG